From a single Lactococcus carnosus genomic region:
- a CDS encoding HIT family protein: MTDCIFCKIIAGEIPAYKIYEDDDILAFLDITQTTKGHTLVIPKTHVRNVLDMTENQARTLFAKLPSIAANITGKLGATGLNMLQNNEAVAGQTVFHAHVHLIPRYSSDDGFKASFTEHTLDLKAIQDSLI, translated from the coding sequence ATGACAGATTGCATTTTTTGCAAAATTATTGCCGGAGAGATTCCTGCTTATAAAATTTATGAAGACGATGATATCTTAGCGTTTTTAGACATCACACAAACAACCAAGGGACATACCTTAGTGATTCCGAAAACCCACGTGCGAAACGTACTTGACATGACAGAGAATCAAGCAAGGACTTTATTTGCTAAACTCCCTAGCATTGCAGCTAACATCACAGGTAAATTAGGGGCAACTGGTTTGAATATGCTACAAAATAATGAAGCAGTTGCCGGTCAAACAGTCTTTCATGCCCATGTCCACTTGATTCCGCGCTATAGCTCGGACGATGGCTTTAAGGCAAGTTTTACAGAACACACGTTAGACTTGAAAGCTATCCAGGATAGCTTAATTTAA
- a CDS encoding cation:proton antiporter, whose amino-acid sequence MNDILQITIILAFSFIATIISRRIQIPEVVGLMVIGVILSPSLLGWVTGGHTIEVISEVGVILLMFLAGLESDIELLKKYLKPSLLVALTGVFIPILIFGAVSIGLGHDISTSFFYGIVFSATSVSITVQVLQEYGKLSTKAGNIILGAAVVDDILAILILSVFTSVKKQEGNLLYQFMSEIIFFIFLFLVYKFIPNFWKLVNKLSVPKKHVITALLICLSLSLLANSVGMSAVIGSFFAGLAIAQTKVSDQIESAISEIGNIIFIPVFFVSIAISIDLKSLLTAPMLILCFTILAILTKFVPAYYAGKLFNLDKEESLLIGAGMVSRGEMALIVAQIGITSTIINQTVYSDLVIVIILTTIIAPFLIKYILNK is encoded by the coding sequence ATGAATGATATTTTACAAATAACTATAATACTTGCTTTTTCTTTTATTGCTACCATTATTTCTAGACGCATACAAATACCAGAAGTTGTTGGTTTAATGGTTATTGGTGTGATATTATCACCATCTCTTTTAGGATGGGTAACTGGAGGCCACACTATAGAAGTAATATCTGAAGTAGGTGTGATATTGCTCATGTTCTTGGCAGGTTTAGAAAGTGATATAGAGTTATTAAAAAAATATTTAAAACCCTCCTTACTTGTAGCTTTAACTGGTGTATTTATTCCGATTTTAATTTTTGGGGCAGTATCAATTGGTCTGGGACATGATATATCTACCAGCTTCTTTTATGGCATTGTATTTTCAGCTACCTCGGTTTCTATAACAGTACAAGTCTTACAAGAATATGGTAAGTTATCAACAAAAGCTGGGAATATTATTTTGGGTGCTGCAGTAGTAGATGATATACTTGCAATTTTGATTTTATCAGTCTTTACAAGTGTAAAAAAGCAAGAAGGCAATCTCTTATATCAATTTATGTCTGAAATAATTTTTTTCATCTTTTTATTTTTAGTTTACAAGTTTATTCCGAACTTTTGGAAATTAGTAAATAAACTTTCTGTACCTAAAAAGCATGTTATAACTGCTTTACTGATTTGTTTAAGTTTAAGTCTGTTGGCAAATAGTGTTGGTATGTCTGCTGTTATTGGTAGTTTTTTCGCTGGTCTTGCCATTGCTCAAACAAAAGTATCTGATCAAATAGAAAGTGCAATATCTGAAATAGGTAATATTATATTTATCCCTGTATTCTTTGTCTCTATTGCTATATCTATTGATTTAAAAAGTTTATTGACTGCACCTATGCTTATTCTTTGTTTTACTATTTTAGCTATTCTAACCAAATTTGTCCCAGCATATTATGCAGGAAAGTTATTTAATTTAGATAAAGAGGAATCGCTTTTAATAGGTGCTGGTATGGTATCACGAGGGGAAATGGCACTTATTGTCGCACAAATAGGAATAACTAGTACAATTATTAATCAAACGGTCTACTCAGATCTAGTAATAGTTATTATTTTGACAACGATTATTGCACCTTTTTTAATCAAATATATTTTAAATAAATAA
- a CDS encoding N(5)-(carboxyethyl)ornithine synthase yields the protein MNNQNTIGFLKSHKKYERRIALLPQELSKLIDPNSIYLEKNYGSDLGISDSDYTVLGAHIVSRDITLEQDIICDPKIGDADFLHQLQKHQTVFGWLHAKQSQSITNVLVETKVRAIAWEEMYLDNRHIFWRNNELAGEAAIMHAFLLTGQMPYDTKVAVIGRGNVAFGAIKILQGLGADITVFKHNQEELLSKSLNEYDVIVNAALWDVNRHDHLISLDDLAQMNAGTLIIDISADVGGGIESSHITTMNKPLYKLDQINHYVIDHTPSLLYRTASKSISQAISPFLNDLIFKTENEVLNKATIIEKGEIIDSDILDFQSKNY from the coding sequence ATGAATAACCAAAATACAATTGGCTTTTTAAAGAGTCATAAAAAGTATGAACGTCGTATCGCATTATTGCCTCAGGAATTATCTAAATTAATAGACCCAAATTCAATTTATTTAGAAAAGAATTATGGCAGTGATTTAGGAATTTCAGACAGTGATTACACAGTCTTAGGTGCACATATTGTATCTCGAGATATTACGTTAGAACAAGATATTATTTGTGATCCAAAGATTGGTGATGCTGATTTTTTACATCAATTACAGAAACATCAGACTGTTTTTGGATGGCTTCATGCAAAACAAAGTCAATCTATTACAAATGTACTTGTAGAAACCAAGGTTCGTGCCATTGCTTGGGAAGAAATGTATTTAGATAATCGACACATCTTTTGGCGTAATAATGAACTTGCTGGTGAGGCAGCAATCATGCACGCCTTTCTCCTAACAGGACAAATGCCCTATGATACAAAAGTTGCAGTGATAGGTCGAGGCAATGTTGCTTTCGGCGCAATAAAAATTTTACAAGGGCTTGGTGCCGACATTACGGTATTCAAACATAATCAAGAGGAATTATTAAGTAAATCCCTTAATGAGTATGATGTTATTGTAAATGCTGCTCTTTGGGATGTTAATAGACACGATCATTTGATATCTCTTGATGATTTAGCACAAATGAATGCTGGAACTTTAATTATAGATATTTCTGCTGATGTTGGGGGTGGTATCGAAAGTTCTCATATCACAACAATGAACAAGCCTTTATATAAACTAGACCAAATCAACCACTATGTTATTGATCATACTCCCAGTTTACTTTATAGAACTGCATCTAAAAGTATTTCTCAAGCAATTTCGCCCTTTCTAAATGATCTAATATTTAAAACTGAAAATGAAGTTTTAAATAAAGCAACTATCATAGAAAAAGGAGAAATTATCGATTCAGATATTTTAGATTTTCAATCTAAAAATTATTAA
- a CDS encoding GNAT family N-acetyltransferase, whose protein sequence is MKQIETDRLILRSFEVTDAEGIFGYLENPPVNCFKNEQIATMRDAGLEAENKSKDPSKIAVVLKESNFVIGELFYDFSEPDTYSLGWNFNTEFTGKGYASESTNALIDDFFTNQNARRLFAYIEDDNYSSQKLAERLGMRREGLFLEFISFIEVGGSPKYENTYQYALLKKEWLSK, encoded by the coding sequence ATGAAGCAAATAGAAACAGATAGATTAATTTTAAGATCTTTCGAAGTAACAGATGCTGAGGGAATATTTGGATATTTGGAAAATCCTCCAGTTAATTGTTTTAAGAATGAACAAATTGCTACAATGCGTGATGCTGGACTTGAAGCAGAAAATAAAAGTAAAGATCCATCAAAAATAGCCGTCGTATTAAAAGAAAGCAATTTTGTTATTGGTGAACTTTTCTATGATTTTTCTGAACCAGATACATATTCTTTAGGCTGGAATTTCAATACCGAGTTTACAGGTAAAGGTTATGCTAGTGAGAGTACTAATGCGCTTATTGATGATTTTTTTACTAATCAAAACGCTAGAAGACTATTTGCTTACATAGAAGATGATAATTATAGTTCACAAAAACTAGCTGAAAGGTTAGGAATGAGGAGAGAGGGCTTGTTTCTAGAGTTTATTTCTTTTATAGAGGTGGGTGGTTCTCCCAAGTATGAAAATACATATCAATATGCTCTACTAAAAAAAGAATGGTTGTCTAAATAG
- a CDS encoding Eco57I restriction-modification methylase domain-containing protein → MDKKYKFVKENGIFYTDKKLATKMVNLLDIDYKVNFTLIEPAVGEGHILSLIVNRYLKENKNKTDEEKVEFLEKNIAGFDIRDEAIAICIEKLDYIAKQYVQKKIKWKIQKFDALEREDLSKKFGKYDYVISNPPYVSRHNMDDRTILALRNQSEFCVKFNYDLYYYFFEVGFDLWNRYGKIVYITPNSYMKARSGEILMEYIVDNSLVETIIDYEDEIKFEGATTYTAITVFSTDNKILRVKNKENKVIVKVTYKDLINKYNYRVYSHDFLTQYKKDFIDLGEISEIKNGLATLQDKVFIISEKEIINKKDNILTFVKDNKIFSIETEILRKVVRVSNVEEIKYVIFPYISESEEKISFIRDVTIKKHYNKAYQYLSEKLTREYQNKYDLYFGRSQGFTCYYGQKIVIPKVASLEDTPFKIVENGFLLSGLSIKLRGKYLGTDLNLILDYLNSDEVKNYLTVISKNYAAGYKSISSTDLKKIKIPKKNLKLKE, encoded by the coding sequence GTGGATAAAAAGTATAAGTTCGTTAAAGAAAATGGCATTTTTTATACAGATAAAAAACTAGCTACAAAAATGGTTAATTTATTGGATATAGACTATAAAGTCAATTTTACTTTGATTGAACCTGCGGTAGGAGAGGGGCATATTTTGTCTCTTATTGTTAATAGATATCTTAAAGAAAATAAGAATAAAACTGATGAAGAAAAAGTTGAATTCTTGGAAAAAAATATAGCAGGGTTTGATATTAGAGATGAAGCTATAGCAATTTGCATAGAAAAGTTGGATTATATTGCTAAACAGTATGTTCAAAAAAAAATTAAATGGAAGATTCAAAAATTTGACGCATTAGAAAGAGAAGATCTCAGTAAAAAATTTGGCAAGTATGATTATGTAATAAGTAACCCACCGTATGTTTCAAGACATAATATGGATGATAGGACAATTCTTGCTTTAAGAAATCAAAGTGAATTTTGCGTGAAATTCAATTATGATTTATATTATTATTTCTTTGAAGTAGGTTTTGATTTGTGGAATAGATATGGGAAAATTGTTTATATCACTCCTAATAGCTATATGAAAGCTAGGAGTGGAGAAATATTGATGGAATATATTGTTGATAATTCATTAGTAGAAACAATTATAGATTATGAAGATGAAATTAAATTTGAAGGCGCAACCACTTATACGGCAATAACTGTTTTTTCTACAGATAATAAAATTTTACGTGTAAAAAATAAAGAAAATAAAGTAATAGTTAAGGTGACATACAAGGATTTAATAAATAAATATAATTATAGGGTTTATAGTCATGATTTTTTAACACAGTATAAAAAGGATTTTATTGATTTAGGAGAAATTTCTGAAATTAAGAACGGGCTGGCAACATTACAAGATAAAGTTTTCATAATAAGTGAAAAAGAAATTATTAATAAAAAGGATAATATATTAACATTTGTTAAAGATAATAAGATTTTTTCGATTGAGACAGAAATACTAAGAAAAGTTGTACGCGTTTCGAATGTTGAAGAAATTAAATATGTAATTTTTCCATATATTTCTGAGAGTGAAGAAAAAATAAGTTTTATTAGGGATGTTACAATCAAGAAACATTATAATAAAGCATATCAGTATTTATCTGAAAAGCTTACTAGAGAATATCAAAATAAATATGATTTATATTTTGGAAGAAGCCAGGGGTTTACTTGTTACTATGGACAAAAGATAGTGATTCCCAAGGTTGCTTCATTAGAAGATACTCCTTTTAAAATTGTTGAAAATGGCTTTTTATTATCTGGTTTATCAATTAAATTAAGGGGAAAATATTTAGGAACTGATTTAAACTTAATTTTGGATTATCTTAATTCAGATGAAGTCAAAAATTATCTTACAGTTATTTCTAAAAACTATGCTGCTGGATATAAAAGTATTAGTTCTACTGATTTGAAGAAAATAAAAATTCCAAAAAAAAATCTAAAATTAAAAGAATAG
- a CDS encoding ATP-binding protein, whose protein sequence is MGKVKFNVDAYTARLIGRENISGLRGALFELVKNSYDADASVCILYYSNGKLYLADNGTGMSSDVILNNWMTIGRSTKKENFTSNKGRIQTGAKGIGRFALDRLGDQSKMLTIREENSLIWKVDWRDFDNSDNITDITADLDESDISLYQFISKCCRNQEMLSLFQDKFNSTGTIFEIKELRDSWDDENFISKCVAQLSALIPETLSNVFELYFFTDENSLEEAKIQNEIENDYDYKLNFYVDEVDKVKIKIHRNEFDFGDEFDKIMFEAGFSEKDIEYFQNTPIEIEKEFSDIFKTRKSVDNSIGEFSGNIYFSKINSTKKDRAKYYYKEISRKRISEAFSGVKLYRDNFRVRPYGEYETSSYDWLIYGRRRI, encoded by the coding sequence TTGGGAAAAGTAAAATTTAATGTCGATGCATATACTGCACGATTAATTGGTAGAGAAAATATTTCTGGTTTACGTGGAGCTCTGTTTGAATTGGTGAAAAATTCTTACGATGCGGATGCATCAGTATGTATTCTATATTATTCGAATGGGAAATTGTACTTAGCTGATAATGGAACTGGTATGAGCTCGGATGTTATTTTAAATAATTGGATGACTATAGGAAGATCAACAAAAAAAGAAAATTTTACTTCTAATAAAGGAAGAATTCAAACGGGTGCAAAGGGAATTGGAAGATTTGCACTTGATAGACTTGGCGATCAGAGTAAAATGTTAACAATTCGTGAGGAGAATAGCTTAATATGGAAAGTAGATTGGAGAGATTTTGATAATAGCGACAATATAACAGATATTACGGCGGATTTAGATGAAAGTGATATATCTTTATACCAATTTATTTCTAAATGTTGTAGAAACCAGGAAATGTTAAGTTTATTTCAGGATAAATTTAACAGTACAGGGACAATATTTGAAATAAAAGAGCTTCGTGATTCATGGGATGACGAAAATTTTATTTCTAAATGTGTGGCTCAATTGTCTGCTCTAATCCCAGAAACATTAAGTAATGTTTTCGAATTGTATTTTTTTACTGATGAGAATTCTCTCGAGGAAGCAAAGATACAAAATGAGATAGAAAACGATTATGATTATAAATTGAATTTTTATGTTGATGAAGTTGATAAAGTCAAAATTAAAATTCATAGAAACGAATTTGATTTTGGAGATGAATTTGACAAGATAATGTTTGAGGCAGGATTTAGTGAGAAAGATATAGAGTATTTTCAAAATACTCCTATAGAAATAGAAAAAGAATTTTCAGACATATTTAAAACTAGAAAATCGGTTGATAATTCAATAGGGGAATTTAGCGGAAATATTTATTTTTCAAAAATTAACAGTACTAAAAAAGATAGAGCTAAATATTATTATAAAGAGATTTCAAGAAAAAGAATTTCGGAGGCATTTTCTGGAGTAAAACTATACAGAGATAATTTTAGAGTACGACCTTACGGAGAATATGAAACATCAAGTTATGACTGGTTGATATATGGTAGAAGACGTATTTAA